In the genome of Segatella copri, one region contains:
- a CDS encoding serine acetyltransferase, whose translation MNPIAQTIILSASAVRMIPHIAMYLLHKKEIDLDLLKVQDQKPTILNFIKACTRERSFRNLFYYRLGEYRSVFISWLLPPERTMTIWCPHIGKGAHFEHSYATYLNADSIGDDFYCLQMVTLGNGKGGRPTIGNDVKIYTGATVFGAVRIGNHVTIGAGAVVFQNVPDGATVVGNPARIIQK comes from the coding sequence ATGAATCCAATAGCACAAACTATCATATTATCGGCTTCTGCGGTGAGAATGATCCCACACATAGCCATGTATCTGCTTCACAAGAAGGAGATAGACCTTGATTTGCTCAAGGTGCAGGACCAAAAGCCAACGATACTGAACTTCATCAAGGCTTGCACTCGTGAAAGAAGTTTCCGTAATCTCTTCTATTATCGCCTGGGAGAGTATCGTTCGGTATTCATCAGTTGGCTGTTGCCGCCAGAACGAACCATGACTATCTGGTGCCCGCATATTGGAAAAGGAGCACATTTTGAACATAGTTATGCCACCTATCTCAATGCCGACTCCATAGGTGATGATTTCTATTGCCTGCAGATGGTGACGTTGGGAAATGGTAAGGGCGGCAGGCCTACCATAGGAAATGATGTGAAAATCTATACGGGAGCAACTGTCTTTGGTGCTGTCCGCATTGGTAATCATGTAACGATAGGGGCTGGAGCCGTAGTCTTCCAGAATGTGCCTGATGGAGCAACTGTAGTGGGGAATCCTGCAAGAATCATTCAGAAATAA
- a CDS encoding IspD/TarI family cytidylyltransferase, giving the protein MNYALIIAGGSGNRMGQDIPKQFMHVDNCPIIIHTMMAFQKHPDIQGIAVVCLAGWETVLQSYANQFCITKLKWIFPGGSNGQESIHNGICGLKKMGCGDDDLVLVHDAVRPLLSQDIISSNIAICQKYGYAITGIKCREAILESEDGFTTNTSIPRDKLIRTQTPQTFRLGNLIAAHEEAKEKGITNSVASCTLMAELGGRQMHIVPGSEKNIKITTVEDLEILKALMKVQPESWLK; this is encoded by the coding sequence ATGAACTATGCACTTATCATAGCCGGAGGTTCTGGCAATCGTATGGGACAAGATATCCCAAAACAGTTTATGCATGTTGATAATTGTCCTATCATCATTCATACGATGATGGCTTTCCAGAAGCATCCCGATATTCAGGGAATTGCTGTGGTGTGTCTGGCGGGCTGGGAAACCGTGTTGCAATCCTATGCCAATCAGTTTTGCATCACTAAACTGAAATGGATATTCCCTGGTGGCAGCAATGGTCAGGAATCTATCCATAATGGTATCTGCGGCTTGAAGAAAATGGGCTGTGGTGACGATGACCTGGTTTTGGTGCATGATGCCGTGCGCCCACTCTTGTCGCAAGACATCATCTCATCCAATATCGCCATCTGCCAAAAGTACGGTTATGCCATTACGGGTATCAAATGTAGAGAGGCTATCCTGGAGAGTGAGGATGGTTTCACGACTAATACAAGTATTCCTCGTGATAAGTTAATCCGTACCCAGACACCTCAGACTTTCCGGTTGGGAAACCTCATCGCAGCCCATGAGGAAGCCAAGGAGAAAGGCATCACCAATTCGGTGGCATCCTGTACCTTGATGGCGGAACTGGGAGGCAGACAGATGCATATTGTGCCTGGCTCAGAAAAGAACATCAAGATTACTACTGTGGAGGATCTGGAAATTCTGAAAGCTTTGATGAAGGTTCAGCCGGAGTCTTGGCTCAAATAA
- a CDS encoding NAD-dependent epimerase/dehydratase family protein: MLDFSSYQKDITRLFQDGLDLERLRDKTILVVGATGLVGGCIVDVLMQNPARCYKVIAAGRNKERAQQKFAAYWEDESFFFAKIDVTQPVIKSMNGMMVESVYDELAEGADYIIDAASNASPNFFSREPVEVMKANINGVSHLIEYGLRHRMKRMVYVSSGEIYGEGDGSEFTEKSSGYVDCASVRACYPSSKRAAETLCMAYGAEYDADVVIARLSHTYGPGFTESDNRVYAQFIRNVLKGEDIVLKSKGEAFRSWLYVVDAAHAILRLLLDGERGNAYNVAHSESNISIRQLAELIARKANRKVVFDIPEEDAQQGNTTPITKATFNTDKLKALGWRPLFDVEEGFGHTLQDVGKSTSE; the protein is encoded by the coding sequence ATGTTAGATTTTTCATCTTATCAGAAAGATATAACCCGTCTTTTCCAGGATGGATTAGACTTGGAGCGTTTGCGTGACAAGACCATTCTTGTGGTGGGTGCCACGGGATTGGTAGGAGGTTGCATTGTGGATGTGCTGATGCAGAATCCAGCCAGATGCTACAAAGTGATTGCTGCTGGTCGTAATAAGGAACGTGCCCAGCAGAAGTTTGCGGCTTATTGGGAAGATGAGTCTTTCTTTTTTGCAAAGATAGATGTCACCCAGCCTGTCATCAAGAGCATGAATGGAATGATGGTGGAATCTGTGTATGATGAGTTGGCTGAGGGAGCGGATTACATTATAGATGCGGCAAGCAATGCGAGTCCTAATTTCTTCAGTCGGGAACCTGTAGAGGTGATGAAAGCCAATATCAATGGTGTGTCCCATCTCATAGAATATGGATTGAGACATCGCATGAAGCGCATGGTTTACGTTTCTTCCGGCGAGATCTATGGCGAAGGCGATGGTTCTGAGTTTACCGAGAAGAGCAGCGGATATGTGGATTGTGCCTCTGTGCGTGCCTGCTATCCATCGTCTAAGCGAGCTGCAGAGACGCTTTGCATGGCATACGGAGCAGAGTATGATGCCGATGTGGTGATAGCCAGATTGAGTCATACTTATGGTCCAGGCTTTACCGAGAGCGATAATAGGGTATATGCCCAGTTTATCCGCAATGTCCTGAAGGGTGAGGATATCGTTCTGAAGAGTAAGGGAGAGGCTTTCCGGTCATGGCTCTATGTGGTGGATGCTGCCCATGCCATCCTGCGCCTCTTGCTGGATGGTGAAAGGGGCAATGCCTATAATGTGGCGCATTCTGAATCAAATATCTCCATCCGCCAATTGGCAGAGCTGATAGCCAGGAAAGCGAATAGGAAGGTGGTGTTTGATATTCCTGAGGAGGATGCGCAGCAGGGCAATACCACGCCTATCACCAAGGCAACCTTTAATACGGATAAGCTCAAGGCTTTGGGCTGGAGACCGCTTTTTGATGTGGAAGAAGGTTTTGGACATACCTTGCAGGATGTGGGAAAGAGCACATCTGAATAA
- a CDS encoding LicD family protein → MDIKNIKKEWNATILDILKAFIDICNKYHLRYYCCAGTAIGAARHHGMIPWDDDIDVLMPRPDYDRLLEIAKHEDFGKYEVVTPYNNESYPLYFSKLVNRETTLIEEKERPCIIGLYVDIFPLDATDDDLETAKALYRKYSKTINRLNAVTTHNTFIDYISLLLHKETWGRFAIKTLAFFCRSKMRHHLIQQMDEMSHRYDFDKAKNVLVNTGSYHYKEIFPKEWLGKGKKFPFEDTTVLLPEQADTYLRHFFGDYMKFPPVEQRVEKHLRYYLNMEKRETWDEIKRKL, encoded by the coding sequence ATGGATATTAAGAACATCAAGAAGGAATGGAACGCCACAATACTCGATATATTGAAGGCATTCATCGACATCTGCAACAAGTATCACCTCAGATATTACTGTTGTGCCGGCACCGCCATCGGAGCCGCCCGTCACCACGGAATGATTCCCTGGGACGATGACATCGACGTGCTGATGCCACGCCCCGACTACGACCGTCTGCTCGAAATCGCCAAACACGAAGACTTTGGCAAATACGAGGTAGTGACTCCCTACAACAACGAATCGTACCCTCTGTATTTCTCCAAACTCGTGAATCGCGAAACCACTCTTATTGAGGAGAAGGAGCGTCCCTGCATCATCGGTCTTTACGTAGATATCTTCCCTCTTGATGCCACCGACGATGACCTGGAAACGGCGAAGGCTCTGTATCGCAAATACTCAAAGACCATCAACCGTCTGAACGCCGTAACCACTCACAACACCTTCATCGATTACATTTCCCTGCTCCTGCACAAGGAAACCTGGGGCCGGTTTGCCATCAAGACGCTTGCCTTCTTCTGCCGCAGCAAGATGCGCCACCATCTTATCCAGCAGATGGACGAGATGAGTCATCGATATGACTTCGACAAGGCGAAGAACGTACTGGTGAATACGGGTTCCTACCATTACAAGGAGATTTTCCCGAAGGAATGGCTTGGCAAGGGAAAGAAATTTCCATTCGAAGATACCACCGTCTTGCTGCCGGAACAGGCAGATACCTATCTGCGCCACTTCTTTGGCGACTATATGAAGTTCCCACCCGTAGAACAAAGAGTGGAAAAGCACCTGCGCTACTATCTTAACATGGAAAAGAGAGAAACGTGGGACGAGATTAAAAGAAAGCTATAA